The window CTGCCGCGCGCCGGTATCGGTTGATCTCGACATCCACGGCGTCGGGCAGCCATCCCTCGCCGAGCAGGCCGCGCGACGCCGTCGGGACCGTGACGCTGCCGACCCGCACGTCGAGTTCGCCGGCGAGGCGGCCGCACAGGTCGATGATGTCGGCGCATTCGGCCCGCTGTTTCGGTGACTTCGCCAGGCAGCGGACCAGTACGAGCCGCAACGGCCAAGGGACGGGCTCCCAGTCGGGGTCCGCGTATTCGATGCGGTGATAGACGGCGATGTCGCTGCCGAACGGGTACTCGCCGGTCGCCGCGAAGTAGGCGGTCGCGCCCAGAGAGAACACGTCCGAGGAGCGCTCCGCCTGTCCGTCGATGACCTGCTCCGGCGACATGAACGCGGGCGTTCCCACTGCCACTCCCGGGCGGCTGACAGCCGCACTGACACTATCGGCGGCCCGCGCGAGCCCGAAATCGATGAGCAACGGCCCGTCCGCCGCGGTGATGACGTTCGAGGGCTTGAGGTCCCGATGGATGACCCCGGCCCGGTGGATCGATTCGAGCGCCTCCGCGACCCCGGCGATCAGGCCGAGCACGGTGCGGGCGGGCAGTGGTCCACCGCGGCGGACCACTGCTGACAGGTTTGGTGCCGGCACGTAGGACGTCGCGATCCACGGCTGGGCGGCCTCGGTATCCGCGTCGATGACCGGCACTGTATAGGCGCCCTGCACACGACGCGCGATCGCGACTTCGCTGGCGAACCGATGGCGGAACTCCGGGTTGTCCGCGAACTCCTGGCGTACCAGCTTCAGCGCGATCGGCCGTCCACTGCGGCTCGCTGACAGAAAGACGGTTCCCATGCCGCCCTGGCCGATCCGGGCGCGCAGCGCATACCCGCCTACCTCGGCCGGGTCGTCGGGCAGCAGAGGCAGGAACAGATGATCTGCGGCTGAGCGCCGCCGATTGCGCGAGGCGCCGCCGCCAGAGGCGCTGGCACCCCGCCGCCTCGAAGGCTCGGTGGTCTGCGACAAAGTCTCCATCGGCTCCTCACAGCCCGCCGACCGGCGCTTCTGTGCAGGCAGCCTGAACTGCCCTCACGCACCGGCTGTATGACGGGCGGCTCACGTCCAGGCTGCCCGCGCAGAAGCCCCCCGGCCGACAATAGTGTACGAAGCGTGGCAGACACGTCGCCTTCAGGCTTCATCGGGCGCAGCGGATCCGTCACGCGAACCCCGAACGCATGCGCCACCCCGCGCGGGCCGTGACCCACGCCGGAGGCCTGGTGTCTGGGACCGTCGCCGGAAGCCCATGGTTCGCATTCCGGACCCATCGCCGACACTCCCTGCTACGCCGTGACGCGGTCTGGTTGGGCGTAGGCGAGCATCGCGTCGCGGTCGGCCTGTAGGACGAAGCCGGCCTTGACGGCCCTGTCGACCGCAGCGGTGTACTTCGTCATGTACTGATCTCGGGACGGGTAGAACTGTGCGATCCGCCCGGTGGGCAGTGGGGTGGTGGACCCGAACAGGGTGCAGATAACCGACGGGTTCGGGCCGGGGGTGCCGGACAGGGTATTGACCGGGACGTCCACCGGCGGGGTGCGTATCCCGCCTTTGGCGATGCCGTCGCCGTCGCGGACGACGTGTGGATCGTCGCCGGTCGTCGTCTCGATCCGTGCGACGGCGGCGGGCGCGGTGCCGGTAGAGACCCAGGTCTCTAGAGCGTGCAGGGCCGCCTTGACGACGCATGGGTGCCAAGCCGCCCAGCACCGGCCCGCCAGCCCGGACGGCGCGCGCGACCTGGGTGAAGATGTCAAAGGCGTAGCCGTCACCGGGATGGTCGAGAGAGCCGTACCGGGCCGGGTCGGTGCCCTTCAGCCCGGAGGCTCCGGCGCCTGCTGCGCCTGCTGCGCCTGCTGCGCCTGCTGCGCCGGCGGTGAGCGCGGCACCGCCATCACTCCGGTGTACTGCGCCGAGACCCCGACTCACACGTCGCCGTTGCGGACCGTCTCCTCGTGCGCGCTCGTCCACCCCGCGTGGCGTACGAGGTAGCCGTCCCGGAGACGGCGTACTCGGCCTCGACATATCCCGTGCCCGTCAGGTCGACTGCCGGTTCTACGACTGGCGCTGGCTGCAGCCGAACACCGGCCCGCTCGGCTTCCGAGACTTCCGTCTGCCGATCGCGGCCTGGTCCAGATCCGTGGCCATGGAGCGGACTGGGCCGCGACGATCACCGAGGCGGGAAAGTCGTTGCTTGCTGGCGAGAAGTCGGCCGTCGCCGTCGCGACGGCCGAGGCCAGGACGCCGGCGTGGCGTCCAGCTGTCGAGAGGACGGCGGCCGCGTCGATGCCGGCGCGGCGACCGCTGGCAGGCGATGCGGCGGTGTCCGGGGCGACCGTGGTCGACGAGGTGCTCGAGGCCGGGGTGCCGCGGATCGAGAGCCCGGACGAGGCGGTCCGGGCGGCCTACCGCCGCGCGCTCGGGGGCCACGTACCAGGCGTCGTAGGAGGTGACGTTGTCGCGGAGTTCCCACACCTGCCTTCCGAAGGGATCGTGGGCGGCCAACCGACAATGAGTCCGGCGTACTGGCTCCGCTATCGGTCGGTGGCGAGGGCTGGGTGCCAGGGTGGTCCGGCGTGGTCGGCCTCCCGGTACCGTCCCCGCGGATACGTCACGAGTTCGAAGTAGAGGCCGAACGGGGCGAGGCCGTGGATGGTGTAGGCCTCGTCGCCGGCCTCGTAGTCGTATGCCGGCTTCTTGCGGCCGAGGATGTGCGCGTCCCGGGTGGTCAGCGAGTCGAAGGCGGCGTCGATGTCGTCGACGTAGATCGCCAGGTGCCAGCCGCCGACGTCGAACATCGCGGGCCAGCCCTGCTGCTGCCCGGGGTAGGGCGGACATTCGATGAGCTCGATGCTGAGGTGCGAGGAGCGCAGCGCGCGGGCGCGGGTCGGCCTGGCTCGCGCGTCGACGTTGGCGAAGGCGCGTAGCCCGCCATCCGGACCGCCCGGTGGCCACGGTGGGAGGTCCACGTCGCGCCGGAACCCGAGGATGTCGGCCAGGAAAGCGCTCGCCTCGTCGAGCTCGGCGACCGTGACGCGTAGTCGTTCGAAGCCCCGGAAACCCGGCAGCGATCCGGGCCGCGGCCGCCAGGCCGGCTCGGCGATGGGCGTGGATTCCGCCGGTGCCCGTACCAGCTCGAAGTGCAGGCCGAACGGGGTCAGGTAGCGGCGTTCCCCTAGTGCGTAGACGTCCCGCTCCGCCAGGAAATCGACGGCGGCGTCGATGTCGTCGACCGCGGCGGTAAGGCCCCAGCCGCCGACGTCCAGCAGGTCGGGCCAGACTGTCCGCTGGCGGGGCGTGCTCACCTGAAACAGCTCGATGTTGAGGAACGGGCTGCGTAGGACGCGCACGTAGTGGACGACGGAACGCACGTCGGCGTTGGCGATGACCCGCATGAACGGGCCCCTGCGGCCTTCGAACGGGCCCATCGTGTACAGCGTCTGGCAGCCGAAGACGTCGGTGAAGAACGCCGTCACCTCGTCCAGGTCGGCCACCGTGATGTTCAGATGCTCGATACCGCGCGACGTCGGCAGGCCGGCGGTCATCAACGGACCGTGAAACTGATCGGCTCGGCGAGGAGTACCCGGTTCACCGTCGCGCGGAATGCGATCTCGGCGCCGTCCTGGAGCCGGAAGCCGTCCAGCCGCCGCAGCAGTTCCTCGAGCGCAATGCGCAGGTTCATCCGAGCCAGGTTCGAGCCGAGACAACGGTGCGGACCGGCGCCGAAGGCGAGGTGCCGGTTCGTGGCGCGGTCGAGGTCGAAGTCCTCCGAGTGCGCGAACTCCCCCGGGTCCCGGTTCGCCGAGGCCCAGTAGATGATCACCTTGTCGCCTTTCCTGATCTGGCGACCGGCGATCTCGACGTCGCGCATGGCGGTGCGCGTGATCTGCACGAACGGGCTGTCCAGGCGTAGGAGCTCCTCCACCGCCCGCCCCAGCAGGTCGGGCTTCTCGCGCAGCAGCACCGGAATCTCCGGGTGTTCGCAGAACCGGAGCATGGACTGGCCGAGCGCGCCCGCCGTTGTCTCCAGCCCGCCGAGGACCAGGAGCTGGACGGTGCCGACGATCTCCTCCTGGGTGATCGGCCGACCCTGGATCTCGGCGTTCAGGATCGCGTCAATGACATCGCCCTTCGGCTCTTGGCGCCTCCGCTGCGTCAAGAAGTCGCCGATCCAGTCGGACAGGCCTCGCCAGCACGCGGCCGCCTCCGGGTCCTGCGGAGCGCCCGACTTGTTGGCCAGGTAGGCGACATACTCGACCTCGTCCGCGGGCGCGTTGATCGCGACCTCGAAGAATGACTGGGCGGGGTATGGACGGGCGAACTCGGTCATGAAGTCACACGCACCGCGGTCGGCGAAGCCGTCGATCAGGCGGTTTACCAGCGTCCTGGTCCGTGGCTCCCATGCCCGGACGGCCTTCGGTGTGAAGAACGGGTTGATCAGCCGCTTGAACTCGCGCTGAAGCGGTGGATCTATCTCGACGGGCAGGTTCCGTACAGCGATCGGGGCCACCGGCACGGTCAGACCGAAGGCAGAACTGTAGGTTTCCCAGTCCTGGGCGATGTGCAGCACCTCGTCGTACCTGGTGACGACCCAGTAGCCGCCGTAAACATCGCTGTGCGCGACCGGGCACGTCGACCGCATCCGGTTCAGCACCGGGTACAGGTTGTCGATGACCTCCTGCGATAAATGGTCGAAATGGTGTTCGCACCATTCGTCGGTGATGGACGTTCCGTCGATGAGCGCTTCCCTGGACCGCCCGTCCGTCGGCTCGTCAGCCATGGACTCTCCCTGCTGATCGGTGCTACCTCGCCATGACAGCCCCGGCGGCAGGCCGCCCGTCGTGGCGCGCTGGCGGCGCGGCTGGCGCGAGGGGCGGGGTCCCGGGGACAGCCACCTCCTCCGCCGGCGCCTGGCCGGCTAGTAAGTGAACGCATGCTCGCAAACATTCGATCCTAAGGTCAATCCTCTGACCCTGTACCTGCCGAAAATTACATCCGTGCAGGTCAGGCCGCGTGTTCGTGCTCGTGCGGGACGCCTGTACCGTGCCAGAACTCGGTTTCGGGCCGTTGACCTGCGACTTCGCTGGCCGCCGCGGCTTTCGAAGGTGGTCGCCAGGGCGTTGAGGACGGGCTTCCAGCAGGTCAACCGCAATGGCCAAGTTCTGGCGCTCAACGGCCTGCTGGTGACTTGGCGTGCTACCGACACGGTTGACGGACCGTCATGGCTCCGGGCTCCCATGGCGTGCGAGGCCGGCCAGGAGGGCGTTCAGGCCGAGTTCCCACCGTCGGTTGATCGATTTCGGGCTCGTGCCCAGTCGTCGGGCGATCTCGGCGGCGGCCAGCCCCTGGGTGAGCGCGATCACGATGTGAGCGATGTCCGTCTCGTCGCCCTGCAGGACGCCGGCGTCGATGCACCGGCGGACGTGGACGACGATGAAGATCCGCACTGCGCTGCTTGCCTCCAGCTCCTCCGGTTCGGGGTCGAAATCGCTGAACGGCCGGGAGAACATCACCTGGGACAGGACGGGATTGTCGCGGACGAAGTCCCGGTAGATCAGCACGAGGCGGATCAGGTCAGCGCGGGGATCATCGGTGTCAGCCAGGAGATGTAGCTGTTGGCCGAGCAGCCGGAAGCCGGCGAAGAACATCTCCCGGACGAGGCCGCCCTTGTCCCCGAACAGCTCATATACGGCCGGGGTCGACGTGCCCGCCGCGCGCGCGACGCCCCGGGCCGTGAAGCCGGCCACACCTTCCCGCGCGAGCAGGTCGGTGGCGGCCGACAGTACCCGGTCGCGCAGTTCGGGGGTCCGTCGCTTCGGCCTCGGCACGGGGGTGATCTTAGCAAGGTAGCGAGACGTTGTTCCGGAACGACGTTACGTTATGCTTTGGCCACCAGGCCAGCGGGATGGCTGATCGCGGGGCGCGCGCAACACCGTGCATGACCCTGGCGGGCCGACCCGCGGGATCCGGAGCGCGATCTCGGGAAGGCGAAGATGACGGAGCCGCTTGACGAGTTCACCCACGCCGCCGAGGGCGACCCCGCGACGTGGGGACCGCGGCACAGCCGCACCATCACCTGGCACGGTCACGAAGCGGCAGTACGTGCTGGCGCCCACCTCTCCGGCCTGGACTACCTGACCGCGATGAAGGACGGGCGCCTGCCGGTCTCTCCGATCGGACGCCTCGTCGGTCTCGAGGCGGCCCGCGTCGACCACGGCGACGTCGTGTTCCGATGTATTCCGGACCATTCCTTCTACAACCCTCTGGGAATCATCCACGGCGGCTTCATGTGCACGCTGCTCGACGCAGCGGCAGCTTCCGCAGTGCATACAACACTCGCGGCCGGCGTCGGCTACACCAC of the Pseudofrankia saprophytica genome contains:
- a CDS encoding PaaI family thioesterase — its product is MTEPLDEFTHAAEGDPATWGPRHSRTITWHGHEAAVRAGAHLSGLDYLTAMKDGRLPVSPIGRLVGLEAARVDHGDVVFRCIPDHSFYNPLGIIHGGFMCTLLDAAAASAVHTTLAAGVGYTTVEIKVNFLRAIRAGDEVQAHGWVTRPGSRLTFAEADIRHTDGKLIANATTSCLILPS
- a CDS encoding alpha/beta hydrolase domain-containing protein, with amino-acid sequence MTATPLTSSPRSRAPSGLAGRCWAAWHPCVVKAALHALETWVSTGTAPAAVARIETTTGDDPHVVRDGDGIAKGGIRTPPVDVPVNTLSGTPGPNPSVICTLFGSTTPLPTGRIAQFYPSRDQYMTKYTAAVDRAVKAGFVLQADRDAMLAYAQPDRVTA
- a CDS encoding alpha/beta hydrolase domain-containing protein, translated to MQPAPVVEPAVDLTGTGYVEAEYAVSGTATSYATRGGRARTRRRSATATCESGSRRSTPE
- a CDS encoding serine/threonine-protein kinase, which gives rise to METLSQTTEPSRRRGASASGGGASRNRRRSAADHLFLPLLPDDPAEVGGYALRARIGQGGMGTVFLSASRSGRPIALKLVRQEFADNPEFRHRFASEVAIARRVQGAYTVPVIDADTEAAQPWIATSYVPAPNLSAVVRRGGPLPARTVLGLIAGVAEALESIHRAGVIHRDLKPSNVITAADGPLLIDFGLARAADSVSAAVSRPGVAVGTPAFMSPEQVIDGQAERSSDVFSLGATAYFAATGEYPFGSDIAVYHRIEYADPDWEPVPWPLRLVLVRCLAKSPKQRAECADIIDLCGRLAGELDVRVGSVTVPTASRGLLGEGWLPDAVDVEINRYRRAAATMLPPRTHLRGKAEPPAELDRTPADTLRHSASTSWSRPRWVTIAIVGPAGAMVLVLAGLLALLGRHHGHASGDTTALSLAPTVTTPAIPPSATAASPSSGRLTSLSTSPPTPTPTQKPEPTPTPTPTPTPTVSVTPTQQPSATPTSGFAGLVYALLNPSSSTTPSPSTR
- a CDS encoding VOC family protein, whose amino-acid sequence is MTAGLPTSRGIEHLNITVADLDEVTAFFTDVFGCQTLYTMGPFEGRRGPFMRVIANADVRSVVHYVRVLRSPFLNIELFQVSTPRQRTVWPDLLDVGGWGLTAAVDDIDAAVDFLAERDVYALGERRYLTPFGLHFELVRAPAESTPIAEPAWRPRPGSLPGFRGFERLRVTVAELDEASAFLADILGFRRDVDLPPWPPGGPDGGLRAFANVDARARPTRARALRSSHLSIELIECPPYPGQQQGWPAMFDVGGWHLAIYVDDIDAAFDSLTTRDAHILGRKKPAYDYEAGDEAYTIHGLAPFGLYFELVTYPRGRYREADHAGPPWHPALATDR
- a CDS encoding cytochrome P450, which encodes MADEPTDGRSREALIDGTSITDEWCEHHFDHLSQEVIDNLYPVLNRMRSTCPVAHSDVYGGYWVVTRYDEVLHIAQDWETYSSAFGLTVPVAPIAVRNLPVEIDPPLQREFKRLINPFFTPKAVRAWEPRTRTLVNRLIDGFADRGACDFMTEFARPYPAQSFFEVAINAPADEVEYVAYLANKSGAPQDPEAAACWRGLSDWIGDFLTQRRRQEPKGDVIDAILNAEIQGRPITQEEIVGTVQLLVLGGLETTAGALGQSMLRFCEHPEIPVLLREKPDLLGRAVEELLRLDSPFVQITRTAMRDVEIAGRQIRKGDKVIIYWASANRDPGEFAHSEDFDLDRATNRHLAFGAGPHRCLGSNLARMNLRIALEELLRRLDGFRLQDGAEIAFRATVNRVLLAEPISFTVR
- a CDS encoding TetR/AcrR family transcriptional regulator; this translates as MPRPKRRTPELRDRVLSAATDLLAREGVAGFTARGVARAAGTSTPAVYELFGDKGGLVREMFFAGFRLLGQQLHLLADTDDPRADLIRLVLIYRDFVRDNPVLSQVMFSRPFSDFDPEPEELEASSAVRIFIVVHVRRCIDAGVLQGDETDIAHIVIALTQGLAAAEIARRLGTSPKSINRRWELGLNALLAGLARHGSPEP